The Gemmatimonas phototrophica region CTGCACCGCCGTGGCGTACAACAGCGAGAGCGCCGGTGTGTTGGGGGTCTGGTTCTTGTGGATGTACTGCTCAAACTCCACGAGGTCGTAGTACAACCCGCGCCCAATCGCTTCACCGGCCGTGGCAATAAACCGCTCACTGGCCACACCAAACGCCAGACCCGGCGGTAACGCGAGCGCCTTCTGCGAGCCCGTGAGCACAAAGTCGAGATCCCACGCATCGGTCTCCACCGGCACACCGGCCAGGCCGGTCACGCTGTCCACCAGCACGGCGCAATCGTAGCGGTGCGCAAGCTGCGTGAGCTCGGGCAAACTGGTGAGCGTCCCCGTGCTGGTTTCGCTGTGCACCACCGTGAGCGCGGCATACGACTTGGCCTTGAGGGCACTCTCCACTGCATCGAGCGACACCGGGCGCGTCCAGTCGCCACCAATGACGGTGGACTCGCGCCCGCAGCTGTGCGCAATGTTGGCAAAGCGTTCGCTGAAGGCGCCGTTCACCAGACAGAGAATGGCGCCGGGGCGCGCGCAGCGAATGGCCGCTTCCATGAGCCCGGTTGCGCTGGAACTGCTCACATAGACCGGGCGCTGCGTGCGGAAGATGGGCTTGAGTCCCGACTGCACGCGCGCGAACAGCTGCTCAAACACCGCGCCGCGGTGCGGCAGCATGGGCTGCAGCATGGCTTCGAGCACATCACGGCGCACCTCGGTGGGGCCGGGGAGGAAAAACGTGCCAAACGCCATAGGACCAACCGGGGAGTGAGCGGAGCCTGCCAATGGTGGCGCGGCGATACCGGCCCTGCGAGCCATTACACGCGCGACGGATGCGACTCGAATAATAAGTCGTACAGCGCGTCAAAGCTGTCGGCTTCGGCGTCGGCCACGGCCACCACGTTGTCACGCCGCGCCACGCCGGTATACGCAAAGAAGTTGTCCACCACGCCACGCACGGCGGCGTCGGTGCTGCCGTCACCCACCATGGCAATGGGCGTCCGCAGCTGCAACTGCTGCACGACGCGCGGCTTCCCCTGCTGCGTGGCCAACGGCTGTTCGCCATCCAGCACGCTGTACGTGCCATCGGCATCCTGCGCCAAACTCACCGCGTGCACCCGGTCGGCGCGCACCCCCAGCTGCAGCGCCATCGGAATGATGCTGGGGCGCAGCCCACCGCTCAGCAGGTGCACCTGCACCCCGGCGCCGTGCAGCGCACCAATGAGACTCTTGGCGCCCGTCTGCATGGCCTGCTGATAGGCATCGGCCAACATCATCAACTCACCCGCCGTGGGACGAATGCGCGAGAGCCGCCGCGTGTACACGGCTTCAATGGGCATCTCGCCCGCCATGGCGCGCGCCGTCAGCTCTTCGCTTTCGGCGGCAATCTCCGGCCCGCGCAATGCCGCGAGCCAATCGATGCCCTCAATGTCGGCCAGCGTCGAGTCGACATCGAAGATGACCGTCTTGAAGAGTGGCTTGCCTGCGCGGTCCATGTCATCGCGGCGAAAGTGAGGCATACGGGTGATTCCGGGTCCGGTAAGTCGTGCCGAGCAGGCCGTGAAAACGGGCGAACTCGTGCAATCTGACTAGCGGTACCGAGAAGCGCTTTAGGAACGAACGTTCCGGACTACCTAGCCCAATACGTTGCCGGGGGCAAGCAGGCCGTACGGATCGAACTCGTTCTTGAGGGCGCGCATGACCCGTTGCTGGGCATTGCTGGCCTGCAGCGGCAGCCAGCGACTCTTGAGCTTCCCAATGCCATGTTCAGCCGCCACGGTGCCCCCCATGGCAATGACCTCGCGCAGGGTGGCATAGACCACCTGCTCAATACGGGCCAGTTCGGCGGCGTCCTGGGCAATGAAGTTCTGGTGCGGGTGGCCGTTGCCGGCGTGCCCGTAGGCAATGCCCCGCTGAATCCCGGCCTCGTCGGCAAAGCGGCGGGCCACCCCCAACGCTTCTGCCAGCCGCGGATAGGGGACCGCCCAGTCGGTGCTTACCTTGCGCCCGCCATGGGGGCGGCGGGCGGCGCCCCGCTCATTCATGGTGGCGGGTACCGCGTGACGCATGCGCCGAGCCTCCTGTTGCGAGGCCGGCGAGTCGTACACCCGAATGTCCTCGGCCAGCGCGCTATGCGCTTCGGCCAGCGCCAGCCATTCGTCCAACGGCAGTTCGCTTTCCTGCGCTTCGTTGGCGCCGGTTTCCTCCACGTATACCATGGCCGTGGCGGTGGTGGCCCAGCTGCTGCTCCCCTCGGCGGCGCGCGCAATATCCATGGCGCCCTGATCGAAAAACTCGAGGCAGCGCGGATGCACCAGGTGGCTGCGACGAGCGGCCACCACAAAGGCCAGCGCGTCGGCTTCCTGCTCAAAGGGCACCACCAGCCCGAGCACCTGCGCGGGGAGTGGGTACAGGGCAAACTCCGCCTCCACCACCACGCCCAGCGTGCCCTCGCTGCCCACAAACCACTCCACCGGATCGTGCGCGACCGGGTAGCCCACGGTGTTCTTTTCGAGCGCCGGGCGACGCAGCTGCAACGTGTCGCCGTTGGCCAGCAACACCGTCAGGGCGCGCACGTGCGGCCCCGTGGCGCCGTAGCGCAGTGAACGCGCGCCGCTGGCGTTGCAGGCAATGGCCCCACCCACGGTGCTCTCTTCTTCACTGGTGGGGTCGGGGGTAAAGAGCAGTCCGGCTGCTTCGGCGGCGCGACGTACATCGGCCACAATGGCGCCGGCACCCACCGTAATGGTGCGCGCGTCGGTATTGATGGCCCCAATGTGCGACAGGTTGCGCAGCGACAGCAGCAACCCGTGATCGGCAATGGACGCGCCGGTGGTGCTGCTTTGCGCGCCGGCCGGCGTAACGTGCGTGCGGTTGGCGGTGGCTTCGCGCAGCAACTCGGCCACTTCCTCGATGGTGGTGGGACGCGCGATGGCGTCGGCCAGCATCTCCAACCCCGAGGCGTCACGCGCAAAGGCGAGACGCACATCGGCGTCGGTGGTCAGTGTGGGCAGGGCGAACGGTACGCCAGCAACGACAGTGGTCACAATCCGTTACTCGTCGCGGAAGTGCACAACACTGGCGGTAATCACATCGGGCAGTTCCAGCAGCGCCCGGCGCGTCGTCTCGCTGACTTCACCATCTACCGACACGGCGGCCAGCGCGTCACCACCCTGCGCCAAACGCGCCTGGTGATATTCGGCAATGTTCACCGACTGTTCGCCCAGCAAGGTGCCCACACGCCCGATGACACCAGGCACATCGTGGTTGGTGAGAATGAGCAGCGTCTGCTTGGGGTTCACGTCAATGTGGAACGACCCGATTTGCGTCAGACGCGGCGTGCTGCCTTCAGGTGCCACGCCACTGACGGCCAACTGCTGCATGCCACCGGACAACGCCACTTCAATGGCGCGTGCCCCCAGCTCACTCGACTCCGCCACACTCAACTCCAGCCCGCGTGCTTCGGCCAGCGCCCGTGCGTTGATGAGGTTGAGGCGGTCCGTTTCGATGACGCCTTCCAGCACTCCCGCGGCCACGGCCGCGAGAATGGCGCCCGTACCGTGCGCGAGATCGGGGCTCACCCGCAGCGCCACGCGTCGAACGGCGCGCATGCCCTGGTCAGCCAGCACCGCACGTGCCACCGCCGCGGCGCGACGGGCCACCATCATGGCCGGCTGCAGATCGCCCCATTCACCGGCGCCGCCAGCCACGTTGATGCTCTTGCTGAGATCATTGCGAATCAGCGCATCGCGCACGGCGAGACACACATCACGTGACACGTTGCGCTGCGCTTCCACGGTGTTGGCACCAAGGTGCGGCAGCAGCAACAGGTTGGGAGCCTTCCGCAACGGCGAATCGGCCACCAGCGGCTCGGCGCTGAACACATCGAGCACGGCACCACGCAGCTGATCGGCTTCGAGTGCGGCGAGCAGCGCGGGTTCGTCCACAATACCCCCACGCGCCATGTTTACCACCACCGAGCGATTGGGGAGACGCGACAGTTCGCGCTTGCCAATCATGCCTTTGGTTTCGTCGGTGAGCGGGACGTGCAACGTGAGGATGTTCGCTTCGGCGAGCAGTGCGTCAAGCGACGGCGCGCGTCGCACGCGCAGCGCGGTGAAGCGTTCGTCGGCGATGTACGGATCGAAGGCCACCACGGTCATGCCGAAGGCGTGCGCGCGGGCGGCGACTTCACTGCCAATGCGGCCCAGTCCGACGATGCCGAGCGTCTTGCCCTTGAGCTCACGCCCGAGGAAGCTGTTGCGATCCCAGCCGCCGTTGTTCATCACATGATCGGCGCGCGGAAGTTGCCGCAGCAAGCCAATGGTGGCGCCAAAGAACAGCTCGGCCACCGCCACGGTGTTGCCCGCAGGCGCATTGATGACCGCAATGCCCAGCGATGTGGCTACATCGAGCGCAATGTTGTCGATGCCCACGCCGGCGCGTCCCACCACTTTCAGTTTGGTGCCCGCCTTGAGGAGATCGGCGCTGATGCGGGTCGCGCTGCGTCCCACGATCGCGTCGTAGTCGCCAATGCGCGCGAGCAGTTCATCCTTTGGCAGCGTGGGGACTTCGTCTACCTGCAGCAGGGGCTCAGCGGCGAGCAGCGCGAGGCCTTCCTGATCGACTTCATCGGTAACAAGAACGCGGAACATTGGGCTTGGTCGAGAGGGACAGCCGTGAGGCACGGATACTCTCTAAACTTAGATAGTATCCGTGGTGTTTCGTTCAGTTATCCATCGGGGTTGCCATACGGATCCCACCGGGATCGAACGGGAGCGTCAGACGCCCAACTGTCGGCG contains the following coding sequences:
- a CDS encoding pyridoxal-phosphate-dependent aminotransferase family protein, translating into MAFGTFFLPGPTEVRRDVLEAMLQPMLPHRGAVFEQLFARVQSGLKPIFRTQRPVYVSSSSATGLMEAAIRCARPGAILCLVNGAFSERFANIAHSCGRESTVIGGDWTRPVSLDAVESALKAKSYAALTVVHSETSTGTLTSLPELTQLAHRYDCAVLVDSVTGLAGVPVETDAWDLDFVLTGSQKALALPPGLAFGVASERFIATAGEAIGRGLYYDLVEFEQYIHKNQTPNTPALSLLYATAVQGEHIARETIERRWERHTQMAEHTYSWVHELRQRVGEPFGVYAPDEHRSHTVTAVTVPPALNADAIVKAVAKRGFVIGGGYGKLKSTTFRIGHMGDHTMEGLEAVLEATAEGIEELLAV
- the serA gene encoding phosphoglycerate dehydrogenase, producing the protein MFRVLVTDEVDQEGLALLAAEPLLQVDEVPTLPKDELLARIGDYDAIVGRSATRISADLLKAGTKLKVVGRAGVGIDNIALDVATSLGIAVINAPAGNTVAVAELFFGATIGLLRQLPRADHVMNNGGWDRNSFLGRELKGKTLGIVGLGRIGSEVAARAHAFGMTVVAFDPYIADERFTALRVRRAPSLDALLAEANILTLHVPLTDETKGMIGKRELSRLPNRSVVVNMARGGIVDEPALLAALEADQLRGAVLDVFSAEPLVADSPLRKAPNLLLLPHLGANTVEAQRNVSRDVCLAVRDALIRNDLSKSINVAGGAGEWGDLQPAMMVARRAAAVARAVLADQGMRAVRRVALRVSPDLAHGTGAILAAVAAGVLEGVIETDRLNLINARALAEARGLELSVAESSELGARAIEVALSGGMQQLAVSGVAPEGSTPRLTQIGSFHIDVNPKQTLLILTNHDVPGVIGRVGTLLGEQSVNIAEYHQARLAQGGDALAAVSVDGEVSETTRRALLELPDVITASVVHFRDE
- a CDS encoding HAD-IB family phosphatase, with product MPHFRRDDMDRAGKPLFKTVIFDVDSTLADIEGIDWLAALRGPEIAAESEELTARAMAGEMPIEAVYTRRLSRIRPTAGELMMLADAYQQAMQTGAKSLIGALHGAGVQVHLLSGGLRPSIIPMALQLGVRADRVHAVSLAQDADGTYSVLDGEQPLATQQGKPRVVQQLQLRTPIAMVGDGSTDAAVRGVVDNFFAYTGVARRDNVVAVADAEADSFDALYDLLFESHPSRV
- a CDS encoding FAD-binding oxidoreductase translates to MTTVVAGVPFALPTLTTDADVRLAFARDASGLEMLADAIARPTTIEEVAELLREATANRTHVTPAGAQSSTTGASIADHGLLLSLRNLSHIGAINTDARTITVGAGAIVADVRRAAEAAGLLFTPDPTSEEESTVGGAIACNASGARSLRYGATGPHVRALTVLLANGDTLQLRRPALEKNTVGYPVAHDPVEWFVGSEGTLGVVVEAEFALYPLPAQVLGLVVPFEQEADALAFVVAARRSHLVHPRCLEFFDQGAMDIARAAEGSSSWATTATAMVYVEETGANEAQESELPLDEWLALAEAHSALAEDIRVYDSPASQQEARRMRHAVPATMNERGAARRPHGGRKVSTDWAVPYPRLAEALGVARRFADEAGIQRGIAYGHAGNGHPHQNFIAQDAAELARIEQVVYATLREVIAMGGTVAAEHGIGKLKSRWLPLQASNAQQRVMRALKNEFDPYGLLAPGNVLG